Proteins from a single region of Streptomyces sp. Tu 3180:
- a CDS encoding class I SAM-dependent methyltransferase produces the protein MSAGGLPGRARPRAGRGPKDPSLRRSLALFRAFLHEQDDPEACYTLLARDAADQVEAYDGPVAGRVVVDVGGGSGHFTEEFRARGAHAYLFEPDVRELAEKPPEGTVVADGYLLPLADGSADVTFSSNVLEHVADPQTFLSELVRVTRPGGLIYVSFTNWLSPWGGHEWAPWHYLGAERARARHRRRTGGPAKHTLGENLFPVHIGATLRHVRARDDVRIVSARSRYWPFLTETVVKVPGLREFATWNLLLILRRCPV, from the coding sequence GTGAGCGCCGGCGGTCTCCCCGGCCGGGCGAGGCCGAGAGCCGGACGGGGACCGAAGGACCCGTCCCTGCGCAGGTCCCTCGCCCTCTTCCGGGCCTTCCTGCACGAGCAGGACGACCCCGAGGCCTGTTACACGCTGCTCGCCCGTGACGCCGCCGACCAGGTCGAGGCGTACGACGGCCCGGTGGCCGGCCGGGTCGTGGTGGACGTCGGCGGCGGCAGCGGCCACTTCACCGAGGAGTTCCGCGCCCGCGGCGCGCACGCCTACCTGTTCGAGCCCGACGTGCGGGAGCTCGCCGAGAAGCCGCCCGAGGGGACGGTGGTCGCGGACGGCTACCTGCTGCCGCTGGCCGACGGGTCCGCGGACGTCACGTTCTCCTCCAACGTCCTGGAGCACGTGGCCGATCCGCAGACCTTCCTCAGCGAACTGGTCCGGGTGACCCGGCCCGGCGGGCTGATCTACGTGTCGTTCACCAACTGGCTGTCCCCCTGGGGCGGTCACGAGTGGGCCCCGTGGCACTACCTCGGGGCCGAGCGGGCCCGGGCCCGCCACCGGCGCCGTACCGGCGGGCCGGCCAAGCACACCCTCGGCGAGAACCTCTTCCCCGTGCACATCGGCGCCACCCTGCGGCACGTGCGCGCCCGCGACGACGTGCGGATCGTCTCGGCGCGCTCCCGCTACTGGCCGTTCCTCACCGAGACCGTGGTCAAGGTGCCCGGCCTGCGCGAGTTCGCCACCTGGAACCTCCTCCTCATCCTCCGGCGGTGTCCCGTATGA
- a CDS encoding alpha-(1->3)-arabinofuranosyltransferase family protein: MTTMVQAPPPAAVPRAATSADPPGGPRSRRWLLGFWAVVFVLFLAVRPGRQTFDTKLGVTVDPGRFLADLGQLWQDRGSFGGISDQYAGYLWPMLPFHWVCDLVRLPVWLAERLWMSLIVSVAFWGALRLAERLRVGSGASRLLAAAAYALWPVFTTVVGSTSAAALPGAFLPWVLLPLTDERRTARVAALRSALVVPFMGGVNAASTLASLLPVGLYLLSRPPGPRRRGLIAWWTPAVIVATAWWWIPLLLLGAYGENFLPYVETARTTTDTMAATEALRGAGNWVAYLHFGEAWLPAGWAVASSVAVIVCSALAAGLGLAGIARRDVPERRWLVLTVLVTALVLLAGYGGAFGAPFHSVVQDWLDGWAAPFRNIYKFQTGLALALVLGLAHLVGTAAGARGSRRARGRRSAPLVAAVLVLPGLLWPYLDGSVLGPGPFREIPAYWRATADWLEKHSPDSRALVVPATAHGIHTWGSTVDQPLDVVAESRWAQRDYVPFGTPGNRRALDAVEQALLTGAEVPGLADYLSRAGVFHVVVRNDLDPDQIGYVPTTTVKRTLEQSGYERVTGLGPVMTGGVIADGTPLQVEGLYPRQRAVEIYRPADADVPRPGQAALAPIADTAVVSGGPEALLPLADELRGRPAVLTGDGHPGLGTPPVQVTGDGMRRADTRFGLVNANTSYTYTRDERNAPDAAQNAGEPPHQILPVEGQEHQTVAELRGARSVTASSYGNWLFHLPQFDPVNAFDGDPGTAWAEGSADSPDGQWLRIAFTGRYDMPDSFGVLPLPQDGVRAAATRVRVETENGSQTGFLRAGGGKQRIKAPAGPTDWMRLTIVGSTAERAGLTGAGFSEIDLPGVRVTRLLRLPTDAEGSAATAQVVSLHRAADPTGLSAVGTEAGLHRRFTTGSAGTYEVTASAVAVPGEALDRLLYEVAPEQRDRIVATADSTARLGAGLSARNLTDGDLTTAWIAGGSPTVRLSWEGRQPVGELVLAPAGGLSARAAEVHISSPDGAAIAAVDENGWVRFPPITTDRLDVTVTQTAPLTLHNPVVDEDLQLPVGLTEAYVPALDRYRTPQPSGTREVSLECGKGPVVAVDGTLYETSVRGTVRDLVERRPVEVTLCREGRDARELELSAGDHRVEGGDAGPLALTEVTLTRGTVPRAAPSGRPLEIRDWLGDHREVAVGPGAASYLTTYENHNDGWRATLDGEELTPLRLDGWQQGWRIPAGAGGTVKLSYGPATTYDAGLIGGGAGIAVLIGLALWRRNAENPHGPQPAAPPPGPWLGAVALTLAGVVIAGWWALLVPALALVAWRRPALLAPVAFAALAGAGGAAALGAGEPVGAGTGAYGHVAQLLALTGLFAAAVGLGARRERAEPAREPDGPADGPGPTAVPPAPAAAGSRVPGLSPAPHTHPWPPAPAPAPPPAARPPLAPDPPTRRLPGAPGDPGKGGSA; the protein is encoded by the coding sequence ATGACGACCATGGTCCAGGCCCCTCCCCCGGCAGCCGTCCCGCGCGCCGCGACCTCCGCGGACCCTCCCGGGGGCCCCCGGTCGCGGCGCTGGCTGCTGGGGTTCTGGGCCGTGGTGTTCGTGCTGTTCCTCGCGGTGCGGCCCGGCCGGCAGACCTTCGACACCAAGCTCGGCGTCACCGTCGACCCCGGGCGGTTCCTCGCCGACCTGGGCCAGCTGTGGCAGGACCGGGGGTCGTTCGGCGGGATCTCCGACCAGTACGCCGGCTACCTGTGGCCGATGCTGCCGTTCCACTGGGTGTGCGACCTGGTGCGCCTTCCGGTGTGGCTGGCGGAGCGGCTGTGGATGTCGCTGATCGTGTCGGTCGCGTTCTGGGGCGCGCTGCGCCTGGCGGAGCGGCTGCGCGTGGGCAGCGGGGCGTCCCGGCTGCTCGCGGCGGCGGCGTACGCGCTGTGGCCGGTGTTCACCACGGTCGTCGGTTCCACGTCGGCCGCCGCGCTGCCGGGGGCGTTCCTGCCCTGGGTGCTGCTGCCGCTGACGGACGAGCGCCGCACGGCCCGGGTCGCGGCGCTGCGCTCGGCGCTGGTCGTGCCGTTCATGGGCGGGGTCAACGCGGCCTCCACGCTGGCCTCCCTGCTGCCCGTCGGCCTGTACCTGCTCTCCCGCCCGCCGGGGCCGAGGCGGCGCGGGCTGATCGCCTGGTGGACGCCGGCGGTGATCGTGGCGACGGCCTGGTGGTGGATCCCGCTGCTGCTGCTCGGGGCCTACGGCGAGAACTTCCTCCCCTACGTCGAGACCGCGCGGACCACCACCGACACCATGGCGGCGACGGAGGCGCTGCGCGGCGCCGGGAACTGGGTGGCGTACCTGCACTTCGGCGAGGCGTGGCTGCCGGCCGGGTGGGCGGTGGCGTCCTCGGTGGCCGTGATCGTCTGCTCGGCGCTCGCGGCCGGGCTCGGTCTCGCCGGGATCGCCCGGCGGGACGTGCCGGAGCGTCGCTGGCTGGTGCTGACCGTGCTGGTGACGGCGCTGGTGCTGCTCGCCGGGTACGGCGGCGCGTTCGGCGCCCCGTTCCACTCGGTGGTGCAGGACTGGCTGGACGGCTGGGCGGCGCCGTTCCGCAACATCTACAAGTTCCAGACGGGGCTGGCGCTGGCGCTCGTGCTGGGCCTGGCGCACCTGGTGGGCACGGCCGCCGGAGCGCGCGGGAGCCGCCGGGCGCGCGGCCGGCGGTCCGCCCCGCTGGTCGCCGCGGTCCTCGTCCTGCCGGGCCTGCTGTGGCCGTACCTCGACGGCTCGGTCCTCGGCCCGGGTCCGTTCCGGGAGATCCCCGCGTACTGGCGGGCCACGGCCGACTGGCTGGAGAAGCACTCCCCCGACTCGCGCGCCCTGGTCGTGCCGGCCACCGCGCACGGCATCCACACCTGGGGCTCGACCGTCGACCAGCCGCTGGACGTGGTCGCCGAGTCGCGCTGGGCGCAGCGCGACTACGTGCCCTTCGGCACCCCCGGCAACCGGCGCGCGCTGGACGCGGTCGAGCAGGCCCTGCTGACCGGCGCCGAAGTGCCGGGCCTCGCCGACTACCTGAGCCGGGCGGGCGTCTTCCACGTCGTCGTCCGCAACGACCTCGACCCCGATCAGATCGGGTACGTGCCCACCACGACGGTCAAGCGCACCCTGGAGCAGTCCGGGTACGAGCGGGTCACCGGCCTCGGCCCGGTCATGACCGGCGGCGTGATCGCGGACGGCACCCCGCTCCAGGTCGAGGGCCTGTACCCGCGGCAGCGGGCGGTGGAGATCTACCGCCCGGCCGACGCGGACGTCCCGCGCCCCGGGCAGGCCGCGCTGGCCCCGATCGCCGACACGGCCGTGGTGTCCGGCGGCCCCGAGGCGCTGCTGCCGCTCGCGGACGAGCTGCGCGGCCGGCCGGCCGTGCTGACCGGCGACGGCCACCCCGGGCTCGGCACCCCGCCGGTGCAGGTGACCGGCGACGGGATGCGGCGCGCGGACACCCGGTTCGGCCTGGTCAACGCGAACACGTCGTACACGTACACGCGCGACGAGCGCAACGCGCCGGACGCCGCGCAGAACGCGGGCGAGCCGCCGCACCAGATCCTGCCGGTCGAGGGGCAGGAGCACCAGACGGTGGCCGAGCTGCGCGGCGCCCGCTCGGTGACGGCGTCCTCCTACGGCAACTGGCTGTTCCACCTGCCGCAGTTCGACCCGGTGAACGCCTTCGACGGCGACCCGGGCACCGCGTGGGCGGAGGGGTCGGCCGACTCGCCGGACGGGCAGTGGCTGCGCATCGCCTTCACCGGCCGCTACGACATGCCGGACTCCTTCGGCGTCCTCCCGCTGCCGCAGGACGGCGTGCGGGCGGCGGCGACCCGGGTGCGGGTGGAGACGGAGAACGGGTCGCAGACCGGTTTCCTCCGGGCCGGCGGCGGCAAGCAGCGGATCAAGGCGCCCGCGGGCCCGACGGACTGGATGAGGCTGACGATCGTCGGCTCGACGGCCGAGCGCGCCGGTCTGACCGGCGCGGGCTTCTCCGAGATCGACCTGCCCGGCGTGCGGGTGACCCGGCTGCTGCGGCTGCCCACCGACGCGGAGGGGTCCGCCGCCACCGCCCAGGTCGTCTCCCTGCACCGCGCCGCCGACCCCACGGGCCTGTCCGCCGTGGGCACCGAGGCGGGACTGCACCGCCGGTTCACCACCGGCTCGGCGGGGACGTACGAGGTGACGGCGAGCGCGGTGGCGGTGCCGGGCGAGGCGCTGGACCGGCTGCTGTACGAGGTGGCGCCCGAGCAGCGCGACCGGATCGTCGCCACCGCCGACTCCACCGCCCGCCTCGGTGCCGGCCTGTCCGCGCGCAACCTCACCGACGGCGACCTGACCACGGCGTGGATCGCGGGCGGGAGCCCGACCGTCCGTCTGAGCTGGGAGGGCAGGCAGCCGGTCGGCGAACTGGTGCTGGCTCCCGCCGGGGGCCTGTCGGCCCGGGCCGCCGAGGTCCACATCAGCTCCCCGGACGGCGCGGCGATCGCCGCGGTGGACGAGAACGGCTGGGTGCGCTTCCCGCCGATCACCACCGACCGGCTCGACGTCACGGTCACCCAGACCGCCCCGCTCACCCTGCACAACCCGGTCGTCGACGAGGACCTGCAGCTGCCGGTGGGCCTGACGGAGGCGTACGTCCCGGCGCTCGACCGGTACCGCACCCCGCAGCCGTCCGGCACCCGGGAGGTGTCGCTGGAGTGCGGGAAGGGCCCGGTGGTGGCGGTGGACGGCACCCTGTACGAGACGAGCGTGCGGGGGACGGTGCGGGACCTGGTGGAGCGGCGCCCGGTCGAGGTGACGCTCTGCCGGGAGGGCCGGGACGCCCGGGAGCTGGAGCTGTCCGCCGGCGACCACCGGGTCGAGGGCGGTGACGCGGGTCCGCTGGCGCTGACCGAGGTGACCCTGACCCGCGGGACCGTGCCGCGGGCGGCGCCCTCCGGGCGCCCGCTGGAGATCCGGGACTGGCTCGGCGACCACCGCGAGGTCGCCGTCGGCCCGGGCGCGGCCTCGTACCTCACGACGTACGAGAACCACAACGACGGCTGGAGGGCCACCCTGGACGGCGAGGAGCTCACGCCGCTGCGGCTGGACGGCTGGCAGCAGGGCTGGCGGATCCCGGCGGGCGCGGGCGGCACGGTGAAGCTGTCCTACGGGCCGGCCACGACGTACGACGCCGGGCTGATCGGCGGCGGGGCCGGGATCGCGGTGCTGATCGGGCTGGCGCTGTGGCGGCGGAACGCCGAGAACCCCCACGGGCCGCAGCCGGCCGCGCCGCCGCCCGGCCCGTGGCTCGGCGCGGTGGCGCTGACCCTGGCCGGCGTGGTGATCGCGGGCTGGTGGGCGCTGCTGGTCCCGGCGCTGGCCCTGGTGGCGTGGCGCCGGCCCGCGCTGCTCGCGCCGGTCGCGTTCGCGGCCCTCGCGGGAGCGGGCGGCGCGGCGGCGCTCGGGGCCGGGGAACCGGTGGGCGCCGGGACGGGGGCGTACGGGCACGTGGCCCAGCTGCTGGCGCTGACCGGGCTGTTCGCCGCGGCGGTGGGTCTCGGTGCGCGGCGCGAGCGGGCGGAGCCGGCCCGGGAGCCGGACGGGCCTGCGGACGGGCCGGGGCCGACGGCGGTGCCACCGGCGCCCGCGGCCGCCGGGTCCCGTGTGCCGGGGCTGTCGCCCGCCCCCCACACGCACCCCTGGCCGCCGGCGCCCGCCCCGGCGCCTCCTCCCGCCGCGCGGCCACCCCTCGCCCCCGACCCGCCCACGCGGCGGCTGCCCGGGGCACCGGGCGATCCGGGGAAGGGCGGCTCCGCATGA
- a CDS encoding condensation protein, which translates to MTAPPRIPFPVVDEVSRHCRQEAEPETVHIEVHLPGRLDPARMRKAFTEALRRHPRILVREAPGPWYRRRYEWELTDEPDVEVVRFPPPGEDALHGARTRALAQAPPLTASPPVRLEAVDDGRGTVLVLTVNHTALDGPACLRVLATAAEVYGGRDNTPAAPPVRPPETPQVPPAAPSPWARSARIARGTPGPPAGNGMLVAELPLPRRPEGSPYTVNDQLMVATALTLAHWNRERGAAPRPLRITMPVDDRPRDATMPIGNGTRLVEVPFGPDELDSADLPGLLRRTALRTRALKSLPRPQLGHGAALLTAPWAPVVCRAALTRVLRRAAAPWMSTTLLSNIGRVPYPLDFGEEAGRAHAVWFSAPARMPRGLTFTTASTAGRLHLALRWSRSLLGPGDGAHLRDLFAHHLHTTEAS; encoded by the coding sequence ATGACCGCTCCCCCGCGCATCCCCTTCCCCGTCGTCGACGAGGTGTCCCGGCACTGCCGGCAGGAGGCGGAGCCGGAGACCGTCCACATCGAGGTGCACCTGCCCGGGCGCCTGGACCCCGCCCGCATGCGCAAGGCGTTCACGGAGGCGCTGCGCCGGCACCCGCGCATCCTCGTGCGCGAGGCCCCGGGCCCCTGGTACCGGCGCCGCTACGAGTGGGAGCTGACCGACGAGCCGGACGTGGAGGTGGTGCGCTTCCCGCCGCCGGGCGAGGACGCCCTGCACGGCGCCCGGACCCGGGCGCTGGCCCAGGCGCCCCCGCTCACCGCGTCCCCGCCGGTCCGCCTGGAGGCGGTGGACGACGGGCGGGGAACGGTCCTGGTCCTCACCGTCAACCACACCGCCCTGGACGGCCCCGCCTGCCTCCGCGTCCTGGCCACCGCCGCCGAGGTGTACGGCGGCCGGGACAACACCCCCGCCGCCCCGCCCGTACGCCCTCCCGAGACACCGCAGGTCCCGCCGGCCGCGCCCTCCCCCTGGGCGCGGTCCGCCCGGATCGCCCGCGGCACGCCCGGGCCCCCGGCCGGCAACGGCATGCTCGTCGCCGAACTCCCGCTCCCGCGCCGCCCCGAGGGCTCCCCGTACACCGTGAACGACCAGCTCATGGTCGCCACGGCCCTGACGCTCGCCCACTGGAACCGGGAGCGCGGCGCCGCCCCCCGGCCGCTGCGCATCACCATGCCGGTGGACGACCGCCCCCGGGACGCCACCATGCCGATCGGCAACGGCACCCGGCTCGTGGAGGTGCCCTTCGGCCCGGACGAGCTGGACTCGGCCGACCTGCCCGGGCTGCTGCGCCGCACGGCCCTGCGCACCCGCGCGCTGAAGTCCCTCCCCCGGCCCCAGCTCGGTCACGGCGCCGCCCTGCTCACCGCGCCCTGGGCGCCGGTCGTCTGCCGTGCCGCCCTCACCCGGGTCCTGCGCCGGGCGGCGGCGCCCTGGATGTCGACCACGCTGCTCAGCAACATCGGCCGGGTCCCGTACCCGCTGGACTTCGGCGAGGAGGCGGGGCGGGCGCACGCCGTGTGGTTCTCGGCGCCGGCCCGGATGCCCCGCGGGCTCACCTTCACCACCGCCTCCACCGCGGGCCGGCTCCACCTCGCCCTGCGCTGGTCCCGCTCGCTGCTCGGTCCCGGCGACGGCGCGCACCTGCGCGATCTCTTCGCGCACCACCTGCACACCACGGAGGCGAGCTGA
- a CDS encoding class I SAM-dependent methyltransferase — MTTTAPPPRGLRDFYENPAVPVASGPSRSRRQARMLARALGPAGARGPRTILDIGCGDGSAAATAAPFLRGHRLVGVDWSQDALARARARLPHAVRGELTGGGLPFASASADAVLFSEVVEHLVDPDAALDEIRRVLRPGGHLMLSTPNLAAWYNRVLLLAGVQPVFSEVSLRGIHGRPGTEVVGHLRLYTARALREFVAASGFTVVRLEGAPFHGVPRVLRPLDRLACAGPSLASILLLHARKT; from the coding sequence GTGACGACCACCGCACCCCCGCCCCGCGGCCTGCGCGACTTCTACGAGAACCCCGCCGTCCCGGTGGCCTCCGGCCCCTCCCGCAGCCGCCGCCAGGCCCGCATGCTGGCCCGGGCGCTCGGTCCGGCCGGCGCCCGGGGCCCGCGGACGATCCTCGACATCGGCTGCGGCGACGGCTCCGCCGCGGCCACCGCCGCCCCCTTCCTGCGCGGCCACCGCCTCGTCGGCGTCGACTGGTCCCAGGACGCCCTGGCCCGCGCCCGCGCCCGGCTGCCGCACGCGGTGCGCGGCGAACTCACCGGCGGCGGACTGCCGTTCGCCTCCGCGTCGGCCGACGCGGTGCTCTTCAGCGAGGTCGTCGAGCACCTCGTCGACCCGGACGCGGCGCTCGACGAGATCCGCCGCGTCCTGCGCCCCGGCGGTCATCTGATGCTGTCGACCCCGAACCTGGCCGCCTGGTACAACCGCGTGCTGCTGCTGGCCGGGGTGCAGCCGGTGTTCTCCGAGGTCAGCCTGCGCGGCATCCACGGCCGGCCGGGCACGGAGGTGGTCGGGCACCTGCGGCTCTACACGGCCCGCGCGCTGCGGGAGTTCGTCGCCGCGTCCGGTTTCACCGTGGTGCGCCTCGAGGGCGCCCCCTTCCACGGGGTCCCGCGCGTGCTGCGGCCGCTGGACCGGCTGGCCTGTGCCGGGCCCTCCCTCGCGTCGATCCTGCTGCTGCACGCGCGGAAGACGTGA
- a CDS encoding Trm112 family protein, giving the protein MNPDDPLLRILACPLDKGPLHLLAPAPGADREEKGEEGTGGRAARGEALYNPRLRRRYPIVDGIPQLLPSSGEQVTEEEHEELLTRMSPASSRGAAP; this is encoded by the coding sequence GTGAACCCCGACGACCCGCTGCTGCGGATCCTGGCCTGCCCGCTCGACAAGGGCCCGCTGCACCTGCTGGCCCCCGCCCCCGGCGCGGACCGTGAGGAGAAGGGCGAGGAGGGGACGGGCGGACGGGCGGCGCGGGGGGAGGCCCTGTACAACCCGCGCCTGCGCCGCCGCTACCCGATCGTCGACGGCATCCCGCAACTGCTGCCGTCGTCCGGGGAGCAGGTCACGGAGGAGGAGCACGAGGAGCTGCTGACCCGCATGTCCCCCGCCTCCTCGCGGGGGGCGGCGCCGTGA
- a CDS encoding FkbM family methyltransferase produces the protein MTRPAHRTSRTPAARLAPFLPTRAVAAAARTVYPRFEPELARLADLCPPDCDTAVDVGGWYGPWTHRLARRARRVVTVEPVPHLARLLTATAPANVRVVRAAASDRPGTARLWLPPDDGGDRGVSSLVRRDIHGRFLDVTCVTLDELGLRNVGFVKIDVDGNEPAVLRGATGILARDRPALFVELESRIQPVAPVVTYLSLLGYDGWVLPAGTWVPLSRFPLEAHQAHTSYVVGHGLLRRVLPLGPLRGPRYVNSVLFLPDGRRPGGVRVDDDGSHAFREAPR, from the coding sequence GTGACGCGTCCCGCGCACCGGACGTCCCGGACCCCGGCCGCCCGCCTGGCGCCCTTCCTGCCCACCCGCGCCGTGGCCGCCGCGGCCCGGACGGTCTACCCCCGCTTCGAGCCCGAGCTGGCCCGGCTCGCCGACCTGTGCCCGCCGGACTGCGACACGGCGGTGGACGTCGGCGGCTGGTACGGCCCGTGGACGCACCGGCTGGCCCGGCGCGCCCGGCGCGTGGTGACCGTCGAACCGGTCCCCCACCTGGCGCGGCTGCTCACCGCCACCGCCCCGGCGAACGTACGGGTGGTCCGCGCGGCGGCCTCGGACCGTCCCGGCACGGCCCGGCTGTGGCTGCCGCCGGACGACGGCGGCGACCGGGGCGTGTCGTCCCTGGTCCGCCGGGACATCCACGGCCGTTTCCTGGACGTCACCTGCGTCACGCTGGACGAGCTCGGCCTGCGGAACGTCGGCTTCGTGAAGATCGACGTGGACGGCAACGAGCCGGCCGTGCTGCGCGGGGCGACCGGCATCCTGGCCCGCGACCGTCCGGCCCTGTTCGTGGAGCTGGAGTCCCGCATCCAGCCCGTCGCCCCCGTGGTGACGTACCTGTCCCTCCTCGGCTACGACGGCTGGGTCCTGCCCGCCGGCACCTGGGTCCCGCTGTCCCGCTTCCCCCTGGAGGCCCACCAGGCCCACACCTCGTACGTCGTCGGGCACGGCCTGCTCCGCCGGGTCCTGCCCCTCGGTCCGCTGCGGGGCCCGCGCTACGTCAACTCGGTGCTGTTCCTCCCGGACGGCCGCCGCCCGGGAGGGGTCCGGGTGGACGACGATGGTTCCCATGCCTTCCGCGAAGCCCCCCGCTGA
- a CDS encoding MerR family transcriptional regulator: MEMLTIGAFAKACRLSPKALRLYDELDLLRPARVDPDTGYRYYAAGQLERARLVAWLRRLGMPLAGIRHVCSLDAGAAAGEIRAYWARVEAETAVRRDLAAFLVDHLGEESRRDTTVNTTPLELRYHAHSDRGRVRPANQDTAYAGGRLLAVADGFGPAGAPASSAAVQALRSLDTRETPAGGVLDLLEDAVRDAERAVRDAAAGAEEAGTTLTALLWTGSRLALVHIGDSRAYLLRDGDLFRITHDHTMVQSMLDEGRLTPEEAASHPQRTLLLKALTGAGTTASPDLRLHDARPGDRYLLCSDGLPAVVPDTAVRRLLATAPAPDEAVHSLIAAANEAGGPDNVSCVVADVPEAAA; the protein is encoded by the coding sequence ATGGAGATGCTGACGATCGGCGCGTTCGCGAAGGCGTGCCGGCTGTCCCCGAAGGCGCTGCGCCTGTACGACGAGCTGGACCTGCTGCGGCCCGCCCGGGTGGACCCGGACACCGGCTACCGCTACTACGCGGCCGGCCAGCTGGAGCGGGCCCGGCTGGTGGCGTGGCTGCGCCGCCTGGGCATGCCGCTGGCCGGGATCCGTCACGTCTGCTCGCTGGACGCGGGGGCCGCCGCCGGGGAGATCCGGGCGTACTGGGCCCGGGTCGAGGCGGAGACGGCCGTACGGCGGGACCTCGCCGCGTTCCTGGTCGATCACCTCGGGGAAGAGTCGAGAAGGGACACCACCGTGAACACCACTCCCCTGGAGCTGCGTTACCACGCCCACTCCGACCGGGGCCGCGTCCGGCCCGCCAACCAGGACACGGCGTACGCGGGCGGCCGGCTGCTGGCCGTGGCCGACGGCTTCGGTCCGGCGGGCGCGCCGGCGAGCAGCGCGGCGGTGCAGGCGCTGCGGTCCCTGGACACGCGGGAGACGCCGGCGGGCGGGGTCCTCGACCTCCTGGAGGACGCGGTCCGGGACGCGGAGCGGGCGGTGCGCGACGCGGCCGCCGGCGCGGAGGAGGCGGGCACCACGCTGACCGCCCTGCTGTGGACGGGCTCCCGCCTGGCCCTGGTCCACATCGGCGACTCCCGCGCGTACCTCCTGCGCGACGGCGACCTCTTCCGCATCACCCACGACCACACGATGGTCCAGTCGATGCTCGACGAGGGCCGCCTGACCCCGGAGGAGGCCGCCTCCCACCCCCAGCGCACCCTCCTGCTGAAGGCCCTCACCGGCGCCGGGACGACCGCGTCCCCGGACCTCCGCCTCCACGACGCCCGCCCCGGCGACCGCTATCTGCTGTGCTCCGACGGCCTCCCGGCGGTCGTCCCCGACACCGCGGTCCGGCGCCTCCTGGCCACCGCCCCGGCCCCGGACGAGGCGGTGCACAGCCTGATCGCCGCGGCCAACGAGGCCGGCGGCCCGGACAACGTCAGCTGCGTGGTGGCGGACGTGCCGGAGGCGGCGGCCTGA
- a CDS encoding FadR/GntR family transcriptional regulator — protein sequence MTDALRPMTKQRLYEQVLDRLRQYVTEGGLRAGDRLPPERDLAQRLGVSRASVKQAIVVLEVQGLVEARHGGGTYLVRDSLDTEPVERMVERRRRLPDVLEAREALETKLAELAAERRTEDDLAAMRSALAHMAEEIEAGGHGVEGDRLFHAAVTAAAHSGLLAEFMRSIAGQIAESRTESLRQPGRPHRSLAQHRAILDAVTEGHPRRAAAAMRRHVRTVAEVRLLDWDPEEER from the coding sequence GTGACCGACGCCCTGCGCCCCATGACGAAACAGCGCCTGTACGAGCAGGTCCTGGACCGGCTGCGCCAGTACGTCACCGAGGGCGGCCTGCGGGCCGGCGACCGCCTCCCGCCCGAACGCGACCTGGCCCAGCGGCTCGGCGTCAGCCGGGCCTCGGTGAAGCAGGCGATCGTGGTCCTGGAGGTCCAGGGCCTGGTGGAGGCGCGCCACGGCGGCGGCACCTACCTCGTACGGGACAGCCTCGACACCGAGCCGGTCGAGCGGATGGTGGAACGCCGGCGGCGCCTCCCCGACGTGCTGGAGGCCCGGGAGGCGCTGGAGACGAAGCTCGCCGAACTGGCCGCCGAGCGCCGCACGGAGGACGACCTGGCCGCGATGCGGTCCGCGCTCGCGCACATGGCCGAGGAGATCGAGGCGGGCGGCCACGGCGTCGAGGGCGACCGTCTGTTCCACGCGGCGGTGACGGCGGCCGCCCACAGCGGCCTGCTCGCGGAGTTCATGCGCTCCATCGCCGGGCAGATCGCCGAGAGCCGCACGGAGTCCCTCCGCCAGCCCGGCCGTCCCCACCGCTCCCTGGCCCAGCACCGGGCCATCCTCGACGCCGTCACCGAGGGCCACCCCCGCCGGGCGGCCGCCGCCATGCGCCGCCACGTCCGCACGGTCGCCGAGGTCCGCCTCCTGGACTGGGACCCGGAAGAGGAGCGGTGA